The proteins below are encoded in one region of Thermosulfurimonas marina:
- the hypE gene encoding hydrogenase expression/formation protein HypE, with amino-acid sequence MASGAEGIVLLDHGSGGRATHQLLREVFFEAFERSPELLDAALLEDLQGPLAFTTDSFVVSPLFFPGGDIGSLAVHGTANDLAMVGAEPLFLSCGFILEEGFSLRDLRKVVRSMAEAARALGIHIVCGDTKVVPRGKGDGLYLNTAGLGRLLRSPAPHPSRIRPGDRVLVSGPVGDHGLAVLAAREGLPLKGLRSDSAPVWPLVKPLLEVLGEDLHALRDPTRGGLATTINELAEESGTLIYLDEAAIPVRPEVRGGAEILGLDPLYLACEGRFVAVVSASRAAEALDLLRGLAGGEGAALIGEVREAASRPLVVLRTRVGGERILPVLTGEPLPRIC; translated from the coding sequence ATGGCCTCTGGAGCTGAGGGGATAGTCCTTCTCGACCACGGAAGCGGCGGTCGGGCCACCCACCAGCTTCTCCGGGAGGTCTTTTTTGAGGCCTTTGAGAGATCTCCAGAGCTTCTGGATGCGGCCCTCCTTGAGGATCTGCAGGGCCCTCTGGCCTTTACCACCGACAGCTTTGTGGTCTCCCCCCTCTTTTTCCCCGGAGGAGACATCGGATCCCTTGCGGTTCACGGCACGGCCAACGATCTAGCCATGGTGGGGGCGGAGCCCCTTTTTCTCTCCTGCGGTTTCATCCTGGAAGAAGGGTTCTCTCTGAGGGACCTGCGCAAGGTGGTCCGCTCCATGGCCGAGGCCGCCCGGGCCCTGGGGATACATATCGTCTGCGGCGACACCAAGGTCGTCCCCCGGGGCAAGGGGGACGGCCTTTACCTCAATACCGCCGGGCTCGGCCGTCTCCTGAGGTCTCCGGCCCCTCATCCCTCCCGCATTCGTCCCGGGGACCGGGTCCTGGTCTCCGGCCCGGTGGGAGATCACGGTCTGGCGGTGCTGGCCGCTCGGGAGGGGCTCCCCCTCAAGGGGCTTCGGAGTGATTCCGCCCCGGTCTGGCCCCTGGTAAAACCCCTGCTTGAGGTCCTGGGAGAGGACCTCCACGCCCTGCGGGACCCCACCCGCGGAGGACTGGCCACCACCATAAACGAGCTGGCCGAGGAGTCGGGTACCCTGATCTATCTGGACGAGGCGGCCATTCCCGTGCGTCCGGAGGTCCGGGGCGGAGCCGAGATTTTGGGGCTCGACCCCCTTTATCTGGCCTGTGAAGGACGCTTTGTGGCGGTGGTGTCCGCCTCTCGGGCGGCCGAGGCCCTAGATCTTCTCCGGGGCCTGGCGGGAGGAGAAGGGGCCGCCCTCATCGGAGAGGTTCGGGAGGCCGCAAGCCGCCCCCTGGTGGTGCTCCGCACCCGGGTAGGCGGAGAAAGGATCCTCCCCGTCCTTACCGGAGAGCCCCTCCCCCGCATCTGCTAA